DNA from Denticeps clupeoides chromosome 7, fDenClu1.1, whole genome shotgun sequence:
cattgtgtccctgatcaatacacttaaccctgagtgtctcctgtggaacggtccctgtaactgctggtcgcaagtcgctctggataaggacgcctgaTAAATTcggaaatgtaattttaaaaaagtaaccAGAAAAAGGTGTTAATATAATTACTAATGTATCACAGATGCCCAAAACAATAGGTTTTGACTGTTGGAATTATGTTCAAATTATTCCACCTCTGTTTTCAGATGCCACTTACATCATGTCCTCCCAAGTCAGTCCGCACCCATCCTGGATGCAGCGCCACGAACAGGATCCCATCCTCCTTAAACTCCAGTGCATTGCAGACAGTCATCATGTTCAGACCTGCCTGTGAAGGTGGGTAGAATAAGTGAACATTGAGTGGATGTAGGCTCTTAAatgggtgggggaaaaaaatctcagtACCTTGCTGATTCGATAGCCGACTACATTGAACAACTCAAACATCTCATGGGCTTTAGCCATGGAAGCTCCTACTGTGGAGACATTGACCACGGCCGCTTTGCTGCAGGACATGCCTGGTTTCCCACTGGACTTGGCTGCGATTTGCAGATACGGCAGGAACTCCTGATTTggacagaaagaaatgagacaGATGAGGAGGATGGTGGATTAACTGAGAGAAGGATGAAATAAGTGACTCTTTTGATATTTGAGAAACCAGCCAGTATGAAGGCTAAAGTTGCACTTTATGCAAATATTCATGCTGCTTTACCTTGGTCATCATCATGGGTCCCAGAAGATTTGTGCTAAAGATATCTTGCATTTCCTTTGCCGTGATGGTCTTCATGTTGTTGTGGGGCATCACTCCAGCATTATTCACCAGCAGGGTGAGTCCACCCTTTCCGAGGAGTGGGCCTACCTTTTTGGCACAGTCTGCAACGCTCTGCATGTTGCTGGTGTCTAATTGAAGCAGTGTCATTAGAAACGTTTCCAGGTTTAATCACGCAAGTAAGcagataaagtaaaaaattgCAAATGAAAACGTGCTCACCTACTTTTACAATACGGATCAAACTCGGGTGTTTCTTTGCAAGTTCACGCAGGTCCTGTGTACAGAATTACACACGTTCTAAGCATTTGGTTGCTGGCAATCCAGAGGTGCAACTTTGCTCTACTTTGTCTCACCTGAGACTTGGCGCTGTCTGGGTCACGGCAGCCAGCAAAGATTTGGCAGCCGGAACAGG
Protein-coding regions in this window:
- the LOC114793741 gene encoding uncharacterized protein LOC114793741, giving the protein MAAKACNILITGANRGLGLEMVKQLVAKSCSGCQIFAGCRDPDSAKSQDLRELAKKHPSLIRIVKVDTSNMQSVADCAKKVGPLLGKGGLTLLVNNAGVMPHNNMKTITAKEMQDIFSTNLLGPMMMTKEFLPYLQIAAKSSGKPGMSCSKAAVVNVSTVGASMAKAHEMFELFNVVGYRISKAGLNMMTVCNALEFKEDGILFVALHPGWVRTDLGGHDAAISTTESIEGMLRVMESLTEKQNGAYLDYNGQVLPF